Genomic window (Synechococcus sp. LA31):
TCCGCGACTGGGGCTACGAGCTGGCCACCACTGAATTCCGGGATGTCTGCGTCACGGAGCGTGAAAGCTGGATCCTCGACAACGCCGACAGCAACACCGGCCTGAGCATCGAAGCCAATGCCCGCATGGTGGACCCTGGCTACGACGCCCTCACGCCTGAGAAGAAAGAGGCGATCTGCGCTGAGGTGAAGGGTGTGCTCGATGCCATCGGCGCCAGCCATGGCAATGGCCAGTGGAAGCAGATGGTGATGGTCGACGACCGCATCGCCGACAGCATCTTCCAGCAAATCCAGACCCGCCCGGCTGATTACTCGATCCTGGCCACCCTCAACCTCAACGGCGACTACATCTCCGATGCCGCCGCCGCCGTGGTGGGTGGCTTGGGCATGGCCCCCGGCGCCAACATCGGCGACAACGCCGCCATCTTCGAGGCCACCCACGGCACCGCGCCGAAGCACGCCGGGCTCGATCGGATCAACCCCGGCTCGGTGATCCTCAGCGGCGTGATGATGCTCGAATACATGGGCTGGCAGGAAGCCGCCGATCTGATCACCGCCGGCTTGAGCGCAGCGATCGCCAACAAAGAGGTCACCTACGACCTGGCACGCCTGATGGAGCCCCGTGTGGAGCCGGTGAGCTGCAGCGGTTTCGCCGATGCGGTGATCAAACACTTCGAGGGCTAACCACCGATTGACCTCAAGGCACAGGTGCGGGGGTGGGGGCAGGGATGATCTGCACCACACCCCCCTCACCTGGAGCCATCACTTTTGGAGCACCGAGCACAGCAGGCTGGTTGAAGCGATCCACCCCCAGCAGCACTTGATGACGGCCTTGACCATTAGCCTGATAAGGCCCAGTTTTCAGCATCACAAACGCATTGAGATCAACGCGATTAATCACGTTGTAACGCTTTTGATTGGGACGCAGCACAATAAACATCGTCATCACCACATTCCAACCAACAGCCAAGGCCAACGCCGTGGCCATCGCAGCTGAACGACCGCCGCGACCCGGCCAACGCCGATTCAGCATCACAAAACTGATCGCACCGACAGCAAAAATCAACCCGCATGCCCAGAGGGCTACGCGCATGTAAAAGTCTTGAGAGTAAATGCTGCGATCTTCCGTATCAACCCCGGCTTCACGCACCCGCAGCAAAACTTGTCGCCAATTAGCCGCATCCTGGCGCTCGCGATTCACCAACTCGGTGTCACGCTTGGCCATCAAAACGCTATCAAGTTCATCGGCATAGCCATCCGGCGTTGCAGTTGAACCCAGCTTGAATGTTGTTTTGGGATACGCGATCAGCACCCTTGCCGCACCTGCTTTTTGAAGCTCTTGCTTCACCGCAAGTAGCAAGTAGTTCGCCATCTCACTATTGCTGGCGAGATCAATTCCAGCAAATTGAATCTCCAACGATTCGCCCTGAGCCGGAAGCTCGGCAAGCTTGAGAGCAGAGACAGCCTGATCAACAGCAATGGCCATGCTGCGTTGCTGAACGGCGATTCGCGGAAAACTGGCCTGCCGCAGGATTGGGATCTGCAGCTTCTCCGTACCAAGATCCTGAGCTCCCCGAAGCCAAGCCATGGCTCGCTGCATATCAGCGCTGTAGTTCAGCCATAGCTGATAAGAGACGTAACCCGCACTGAATAGCGCGAGCGTTGCACCCAAACCGATGAGATAATGACGTTCACCGCGGCTCACCTTCAATCCATCGATGCGAAAGCGACGCCGCATGGGCTCGAGGCGAGTAGAAGGCTTCAAACTAGGCAGCAATGACTGACCTGCCACACGACCCGTGCGTTCATTGCGGCTTCTGTCTGCCCACATGTGCCAGCTACCGGGTGCTGGGCACCGAGATGGATTCACCGCGTGGCCGGATTCACACCCTCAAGGCGATCGAAGCTGGCGAACTGGAGCTGGATGCCACCACCGCCAGCCATTTCGATAGCTGCCTGGGCTGCTTCGCCTGCGTGAGTGCCTGCCCCTCAGGGGTGCGCTACGACGTGCTGATCGAGGCCACCCGGCCCAAACTGAATGCGCCTGAGCTGCGCACGCCAACCCAGCGGGCTTTTCGGCAGCTGCTGTTTGCCCTGCTCCCCTACCCAGGGCGGCTGCGGGCAGCTCTGGCGCCGCTGCGGTCTTATGCGGGAACACCTCTGCAGGCGTTGATCCGGCGCTCGGGCTTGCTGCGGCTACTGGGACCTCAGCTGCAAGCGATGGAGCAGCTGTTACCGCCGCTTGCACCAGCGGCCTTCCGCGATGGCTACCCCCTCGTGGTGCCCGCCCGCGGTGAACGGCGTGCCCGTGTGGGCTTCGTGCTCGGCTGCGTGCAACGGTTGTTCGATCCCCAAGTGAACGCCGCCACCCTGGATGTGCTGACGGCCAATGGAGTGGAGGTGGTGATCCCACCGGCCCAGGGATGCTGCGGCGCCGTGACGCATCACCAGGGAGAACTGGAGCAGACCCGCGATCTGGCCCAAGCCTTGATCGATAGCTTCGACGCTGTGGTGGGGCCCGGCAAACCAGCCGGAGCGGAACCGCTCGATGCGGTGCTGGTGGCCGCGTCCGGCTGCGGCCATACCCTTAAGCATTACGGCCAGGTGCTGGACCACGAGCCAGGCCGAGCCTTTGCATCCCAAGTGCGGGACGTTCATCAATTCCTGGCGGAGCTGGGGCTGAGCGACACCTTCAAGGCAGGGCTCAAGCCCCTGCATCACAGCGACGGCGAGCCGGCCAGCGCCGAGCGACCTGTGGTGGTGGCGTATCACGATGCTTGCCACATGCTGCACGGCCAGGGCATCAGCGCCGAACCTCGCGCCCTGTTGCGCGCCATTCCTCACCTGCAGCTGCGCGAAGCCACGGAAGCGGGCGTGTGCTGCGGCAGCGCCGGGATCTACAACCTGGTGCAACCGGACGAGGCCGCTGCCCTTGGTGAGATCAAGGCTGCCGATCTCAGTGGCACCGGGGCGGCACTGGTGGCCAGCGCCAATATCGGCTGCACGATGCAGCTGCGCCGGCACCTGGGCGATGGTCCCCCGGTGGCACACCCCGTGGAGCTGCTGCTCGCCGCCTCCAAGCGGTCTTGAGCGCCCCATCGCCATCACCAGAACCGAACAGCGGTGGATTGCTATCCGTGTTGGGCTTGGCCTTCGGCCTGGCAGGGTCGGTGGGAGGCACGATCGGCGCCGGCATCCTGCGCACGCCAGGTCTAGTGGCTACCCAACTCGGCACACCATCTCTGGTGCTTGGCGCCTGGCTGCTGGGGGGGATCTATGCCCTCATGGGGGCCATCTGCATCGCCGAACTGGCGGCCAGCCTCCCCCGGGCCGGCGGGTGGTACGTATATGCCGAGCAAGCCTTCGGCCGCCGCGCCGGCTGGCTGGTGGGCTTCACCGACTGGCTCGCCCACTGCATCGGCCTGGCCTGGGTGGCCACCACCGTGGGCGAACTGGTGTCGGAGCTCATGCCCTGGCCTGCGCAGGCCATCGGCCTGGCCGTGCTGGCCCTGTTCAGTGGCATCCAATGGCTGGGTGTGCGGGCCGGTGGGGCCAGCCAGGAGCTGCTCAGCCTGGTGAAAGCCGTTGCGTTTCTGGGCCTGGCGGCCGCCAGTTTTCTCCTCCCCGCCACCCAAGGAGAGCCCGTGACCCTGGCTGCATCGGGCCCGTTAGCCCAGGGGTCGGCCCTACTAGTCGGAGCGGTGTTGGCCCTACAGGCCGTGATCACCACCTTCGATGGCTGGGCCTCACCGGTGTATTTCGCTGAGGAATTCAGTGAGCCCGCCCGGGACTTACCTCGCTCCCTCATCGGTGGCGTGTTGGCCGTGCTGGGGCTCTATCTACTGATCAATGCAGCGCTGTTGCACGTGTTGCCGATGCAAACCCTCAGCGCGGCGAGCCTCCCCGCAGCCGATGCGGCCCGCAGCCTGATGGGCCCAAAGGGAGCTCAGGTCATCACCGCCGTGGCGCTGGTGTCCTTACTGGGGCTGATCAACACCGTGGTGATGGCGGCACCACGGATCCTGTATGGCCTGAGCCGGGATCGGCTGATGCCGGCCTTTCTCACCGAGGTGAACAGCGGCGGCACCCCCGTAGCCGCCCTGCTGCTCACCAGTGGCTGCGCGGCCTTGCTGGTGCTGGCTGGATCGTTTGATCATCTCCTGGGCATGGGTGCCTTCCTGTATGTGGGCCTACCCCTGAGCGGCATCGCTGCCCAGTTCCAGCTACGCCGGCAGCAGCCCAACCTGCCGCGGCCGTTCCTGAGCTGGGGCTATCCGCTCACCCCGGTGCTTGTGGGTGCCGGCTCCCTGGCCTTCCTGATCGGAGCACTGGCGAGCGACACAGCCGACTCACTCTTGGCTCTGGCGCTCGTGGGCCTGGGGGCCATCGCCGGTGAGCTGTGGCGCCAGCCTCAACCATCAGGCGCGAGCTGAACCATCAACTGCCAGGCCTGGCACAACGTGCCGGCATCTCCCAAATTGCCTGGGAACGTCATCACCGGCAGGTCGCGGGCGAGCACCACCGATAAACCAGGCAAGAGCTGTCCCTGCAGCTCCACTGCAGCGCAGTGCAAACCATCGGCGAGCAGGGTGTGGGTGGTGATGCCGCCCTTGCTGATGATCAGGCCCAGCTGCGGAGCCAGTGCCGCGGCCAGCCGCGCCATCAGGGCGGCCAGCGCAAGGCCAAAGCGGCGGCGTTCCCTGGCCGACGCACACGTCAGCTCACCGCGGCTGCTGAACAGCACAGGCGTCTGTCCCCGCTGGATCAGCTCGCGCATCTGATCCAGCCAGCCGCGCTCGAGCGAGCCAAGCAACTCCGCTGCCGCCGGCCCATCGAGCACCCGAGCCAGCTTGGCCACAGGCAGTTCCACCCCCTGGCAAGAGGCCTCCTCCAGCAACACCGCAAGCTGCTGATCGGCCAAGGGCACATGGGAGCCCACCATCACCAGCGCCGGCAGCGGATCACCACCCGGGCCACGCCGCCGCAGGGCCGCCAACCCCACCTCATCCAACGGCTGGGGAGGTAGCGGCACCAGACCATTGATCAAGCTGGCAGCCGACTGAGCCAGCAAACACCGGGGCCGCGCTGAGGCGGGGTCAGTCACGGCCCAGATCGCAGCACCAAGC
Coding sequences:
- a CDS encoding four-carbon acid sugar kinase family protein; translated protein: MAERRKVIVLDDDPTGSQTVHSAPLLLRWDLDSLRQGLRHPSELLFVLANTRALEPAAARQRVREICQGLRAVLAELEAAGELDRWLIVSRGDSTLRGHFPLEVSVIQQELGPFDATLLAPAFLPGGRTTREGVHYLHGEPVHSTAFARDRLFGFSSSDLAMWVEEKTAGAIPAGAVERIALPELDGPPEQLRERLAGLCGQAVVAVDAERPVQLERLGAAIWAVTDPASARPRCLLAQSAASLINGLVPLPPQPLDEVGLAALRRRGPGGDPLPALVMVGSHVPLADQQLAVLLEEASCQGVELPVAKLARVLDGPAAAELLGSLERGWLDQMRELIQRGQTPVLFSSRGELTCASARERRRFGLALAALMARLAAALAPQLGLIISKGGITTHTLLADGLHCAAVELQGQLLPGLSVVLARDLPVMTFPGNLGDAGTLCQAWQLMVQLAPDG
- a CDS encoding (Fe-S)-binding protein, which translates into the protein MTDLPHDPCVHCGFCLPTCASYRVLGTEMDSPRGRIHTLKAIEAGELELDATTASHFDSCLGCFACVSACPSGVRYDVLIEATRPKLNAPELRTPTQRAFRQLLFALLPYPGRLRAALAPLRSYAGTPLQALIRRSGLLRLLGPQLQAMEQLLPPLAPAAFRDGYPLVVPARGERRARVGFVLGCVQRLFDPQVNAATLDVLTANGVEVVIPPAQGCCGAVTHHQGELEQTRDLAQALIDSFDAVVGPGKPAGAEPLDAVLVAASGCGHTLKHYGQVLDHEPGRAFASQVRDVHQFLAELGLSDTFKAGLKPLHHSDGEPASAERPVVVAYHDACHMLHGQGISAEPRALLRAIPHLQLREATEAGVCCGSAGIYNLVQPDEAAALGEIKAADLSGTGAALVASANIGCTMQLRRHLGDGPPVAHPVELLLAASKRS
- a CDS encoding APC family permease, translated to MLGLAFGLAGSVGGTIGAGILRTPGLVATQLGTPSLVLGAWLLGGIYALMGAICIAELAASLPRAGGWYVYAEQAFGRRAGWLVGFTDWLAHCIGLAWVATTVGELVSELMPWPAQAIGLAVLALFSGIQWLGVRAGGASQELLSLVKAVAFLGLAAASFLLPATQGEPVTLAASGPLAQGSALLVGAVLALQAVITTFDGWASPVYFAEEFSEPARDLPRSLIGGVLAVLGLYLLINAALLHVLPMQTLSAASLPAADAARSLMGPKGAQVITAVALVSLLGLINTVVMAAPRILYGLSRDRLMPAFLTEVNSGGTPVAALLLTSGCAALLVLAGSFDHLLGMGAFLYVGLPLSGIAAQFQLRRQQPNLPRPFLSWGYPLTPVLVGAGSLAFLIGALASDTADSLLALALVGLGAIAGELWRQPQPSGAS